The following coding sequences are from one Carassius auratus strain Wakin chromosome 15, ASM336829v1, whole genome shotgun sequence window:
- the LOC113114672 gene encoding myelin protein zero-like protein 3 — MDVIRSCSKRVLSRVFVAFVLCRSVCCISVVAPAEVSVVRGSTVTLTCSFSSSSRITSRMSIDWTFRPESGGPAITIFHFSSQAYLPEDDYFKGRVMWAGSPSRGEASIQLLNTSLTDNGTYTCAVRNPPDVHGHPAQTVLTVTPQRRSLTFTDVGVLLVFVLGPSGIITLVLLGRVLCPCGSVSEKRPAAAHHSPIEEVTGEEYFYIQTPQKHRLCCCYFRDYEYEDEYMMDEKPHEHTFTESQC; from the exons ATGGATGTCATCAGGAGCTGCTCGAAACGAGTTTTATCGCGTGTGTTCGTCGCGTTCG tgctgtGCAGGAGTGTGTGCTGTATCTCAGTCGTGGCTCCAGCAGAGGTCAGTGTGGTCAGAGGATCCACCGTCACCCTGACCTGCTCCTTCAGCTCCTCCAGCAGAATCACCAGCCGCATGTCCATCGACTGGACCTTCAGACCCGAGAGCGGCGGGCCGGCCATCACG ATCTTTCACTTCTCGTCTCAGGCGTATCTGCCGGAGGATGATTATTTTAAGGGTCGTGTGATGTGGGCCGGCAGCCCGTCGCGGGGCGAAGCATCGATCCAGCTGCTGAACACCTCTCTCACTGATAACGGCACGTACACCTGCGCCGTACGCAACCCCCCCGACGTGCACGGACACCCGGCCCAGACCGTCCTCACCGTCACACCCCAGA GACGCTCGCTGACGTTCACAGATGTGGGTGTGCTGCTGGTGTTTGTTCTGGGTCCGTCTGGGATCATCACACTGGTGCTGCTGGGACGAGTCCTGTGTCCGTGCGGCTCTGTGTCCGAGAAGCGTCCCGCCGCCGCCCATCACTCGCCCATCGAGGAGGTCACTGG agaGGAGTACTTCTACATCCAGACACCGCAGAAACACCGTCTGTGCTGCTGCTACTTCAGG GATTATGAATATGAGGACGAGTACATGATGGATGAAAAACCCCATGAACACACCTTCACTGAGTCACAGTGTTAG